The DNA segment CTGCTGCCGTGCTACCCTAACGTTCAACGCAGCTTGCACGCCGCGCAGTTTGGCCACAAGCATATCCAGGCCGTTCTTGCGTACTGTAAGCGCGGCATTGGCGGAGGCAAGTTGTGCGTTGCGGTCGGTCAACCGGCTCGCCGTCTGTTCCATCTGCCGTACCTGACTCTGTCGCTGCGCCAGGCGCTGGTTGGCGGCTCCGAGCTGCTGTGTGGCAACCGCTGTTTGGGCCACGCTATCCGTATATTGCTGACGTAGCGCGCCGACCTGGCGTGAGTAATTTGCATTATCGGCAGCCAGCCGTACATTCAGCCGGCGGTTGGCGGTGATCAGATGCTCACCACGCAAAACCACCTCGCGCACCGGGGGGGCGGCGAACAAGACCGCAGCGATGCTGATCGCCGCGATGATGCTTCCGGTTGCGGAGGTGATGAGCGCGGCGGTATGACGCGGGCGCAGGCCAAGCAGCGACGCGCGCCGCCTTCCCCACCGGCGCCCAGTGATGTCACCCCACCAGGCCAACAGCCCGGCGGCCACTACCATTCCTGTTAGAATAAACGCGGTAACCATGGTTCCAAAGCCTGTCCGTGCGACGTGCGCTCACCGTTTGCCATAGAGATTATATCAGGTAGCCGCTTTCGTGGCGGACTAGAGACGCGGCCTGCGCGTGGATTCGCGCGGCGATGCCGGCAGCGGCGTGCCTCACGTGAATGGTGACCGCTGCGTGCCGCCACGTGCAGCCTGCGCCCGGTCGCTCCGTCATCGCGATGCGCGCAGTGTGAGGATGGCGCCCACCACCGCGCCGATAATGTCGGCCAGGAAGCTCGCCAGCATCGGTGGCAGGCGGCCACCGTTCCCAATGACGAACATCGCGTGGTAGAACGCCCAATAGATGAATACGATAAAGATGGCCAGACCAAATCCCACCGTGCGGCCGCCACCACGTGTGGTGTTTAATCCAAGCGCCGCGCCCACCACTCCAAATATGAGGCTGGCGATCGGCAGTGCGATCTTGCCGTAAAGGTTTACTTCCTCGCCGCGGGCTTTAGACAACTCACCGCTGCGCGTATCTTCCGCGGCCCGGGCGCGCAGCTGCGCGAAAGTCAGCCGATCGGGATCATCGGTGCCGGCGCCGGGTATTTCGCCAAACGGCTTGCGGATCGCGGCATTATCCGCCAGCGTCTTCGTTTGGGCAAAGCGGCCGAATTCCGGGTAGCGCCAAAGCCCGGTTTTTGGGTCGCGCCACGGCGCCACGGCATACCCGTTATAGTAGGTCCAGTCCAGGCCGAGCGCATCCCGAGCCACGGCACGGTCGCAGTAGACTATCACCTGCGGTTCGCCATGCCTGCCGCGAGCGTCGGCATACTTCAGGATCGTTACCCCTCGAATCGTCTTGGTCTTCGGA comes from the Armatimonadota bacterium genome and includes:
- a CDS encoding LptF/LptG family permease; this encodes MMLRLVDRLVAIDLIGPFVNGFFMFLVLVFAAAYLPQATDLIVKGASTGAVLKLIVFKLPSVTAQTFPMAMLLAGLLSFGRISADREAVALFAAGCSFPRMIRGVILAGVVVSVVAFFWNDIVVPPASTAFWNLQQQVVSHYFKSTQPLAFSFDYPDGAGVEEYVTVARGWDPKTKTIRGVTILKYADARGRHGEPQVIVYCDRAVARDALGLDWTYYNGYAVAPWRDPKTGLWRYPEFGRFAQTKTLADNAAIRKPFGEIPGAGTDDPDRLTFAQLRARAAEDTRSGELSKARGEEVNLYGKIALPIASLIFGVVGAALGLNTTRGGGRTVGFGLAIFIVFIYWAFYHAMFVIGNGGRLPPMLASFLADIIGAVVGAILTLRASR